A stretch of the Rosa rugosa chromosome 5, drRosRugo1.1, whole genome shotgun sequence genome encodes the following:
- the LOC133712945 gene encoding ABC transporter B family member 21-like isoform X3: MAEENPSDGDAITEQETPTNSHPTVMVGSNENRLDTSKSKEDGTKTVPLYKLFSFADSMDYLLMSVGTISAIGNGLCMPLMAIVFGDLLTSFLETGNNKRVADAVSKVALKYVYLALGGAAAAFLRKYIGSVFLINRLAWCKSEILDFCVLEMSCWMVTGERQAARLRSLYLKTILRQDVSYFDQEINSGEIVGRMSGDTLLIKEAMGEKVGTFIQVVATFTGSYTVAFFKGWLLTLVMISSIPPLVFSGAVMNHFIVKLASNGQAAYSGGATVVEETIGSIRTVASFTREKQAISNYNNSLNKAYKSGVQEGWTSGLGSGALRLIVFCTYALAVWFGGIMILEKGYKGGDVMTVIFSVLMGSLSLGKASPCISAFAPGQAAAYKMFETINRKPEIDAYDTTGRVLQDIRGDIELRDVCFSYPTRLDEQIFHGFCVSIPSGATAALVGESGSGKSTVLGLIERFYDPQAGEVLIDGVNIKEFQLKWIRQTIGLVSQEPVLFTGSIKDNIAFGKDGATTEEIATAAELANAAKFIALLPQGIDTLVGEHGTQLSGGQKQRVAIARAILKNPRILLLDEATSALDTKSERIVQEALDRVMINRTTVIVAHRLSTVRNADTIAVIHQGIIAEKGPHSELIRNPDGAYSRLIRLQETSSLSEDSEHTCLNSKKSSPRRSSSHHSFSISYGIPNASSILETTAIEPDVPASVPTKGPPGVSLRRVAYLNKPEIPVLLLGTIVAAVNGVIFPVYGSLLSSVIKSFFEPPHELRKHSKFLASIFVILGVVSFLAQSSRAHLFAVASCRLIRRVRAMCFEKVVYMEVSWFDEAEHSSGAIGARLSIDAASLRGLVGDALGLVVENTAAAIMGVIIAFGANWQLSLVILVLLPLLGINGYLQDQYMKGFSADAKKLYEDASQVASDAVGSIRTVASFCAEEKMIELYKKKCESPIKTGIRQAGKTTASSVFRAVFALTIASFGLAQSSSLATDVSKGKSSAASIFEILDMKSKIDSSDNSGMTIENVKGEIEFHHVNFKYPSRPNVPIINDLCLTISRGETIALVGESGSGKSTVISLIQRFYDPDSGHITLDGIVIQKLELRWLRQQMGLVSQEPLLFNDTIRANIAYGKEGQTTEAEIIAAAELANAHEFISSLQHGYDTIVGERGVQLSGGQKQRVAIARAIMKAPKILLLDEATSALDAESERVVQDALDRVIVDRTTVVVAHRLSTIKGADLIAVVKNGVVAEKGKHETLINIRNGIYASLVALHASAST; encoded by the exons ATGGCTGAGGAGAATCCTTCAGATGGAGATGCAATAACCGAGCAAGAAACTCCAACAAATAGCCATCCAACAGTGATGGTGGGTTCCAACGAAAACAGACTAGATACAAGCAAGAGCAAGGAGGATGGAACTAAAACAGTTCCACTCTACAAACTTTTCTCTTTTGCTGATTCCATGGATTACCTGCTAATGTCTGTTGGTACAATCAGCGCTATTGGTAATGGACTCTGTATGCCTCTAATGGCCATAGTCTTTGGAGATCTACTTACTTCTTTTTTAGAAACTGGGAATAACAAGAGAGTGGCTGATGCAGTTTCCAAG GTGGCTCTAAAGTATGTTTACTTGGCTCTTGGGGGTGCTGCTGCAGCATTTCTACGTAAGTACATTGGGTCAGTTTTTTTAATAAATCGTTTGGCCTGGTGCAAAAGTGAAATACTTGATTTCTGTGTGCTAGAGATGTCATGCTGGATGGTCACTGGAGAGAGACAGGCTGCACGTTTACGAAGTTTATACTTGAAGACCATACTGAGGCAAGATGTCAGCTATTTTGATCAAGAAATCAACTCTGGAGAAATTGTTGGGAGGATGTCAGGTGATACTCTGCTCATTAAAGAGGCGATGGGTGAGAAG GTAGGAACTTTTATCCAAGTAGTTGCAACATTCACAGGCAGCTATACTGTAGCATTTTTTAAGGGATGGCTTCTCACCCTTGTCATGATATCCTCTATTCCCCCTCTTGTCTTCTCTGGTGCTGTCATGAACCATTTCATTGTGAAATTGGCATCCAATGGACAAGCTGCATATTCAGGAGGAGCAACTGTGGTAGAGGAGACAATTGGTTCTATCAGAACT GTTGCATCGTTCACAAGGGAGAAGCAAGCTATATCTAACTACAATAATTCCTTGAATAAAGCTTACAAGTCCGGTGTGCAAGAGGGTTGGACATCTGGTTTGGGTTCTGGTGCACTTAGGCTTATTGTATTCTGTACTTATGCTTTGGCTGTGTGGTTTGGTGGAATAATGATACTTGAAAAAGGATACAAGGGAGGAGATGTCATGACAGTAATTTTTTCTGTGTTGATGGGCTCTCT GTCTCTTGGGAAAGCATCTCCTTGCATCAGTGCATTTGCTCCTGGACAAGCTGCAGCTTATAAGATGTTTGAGACAATTAACAGAAAGCCCGAGATAGATGCATATGATACTACTGGGAGGGTATTACAAGATATTCGTGGAGACATAGAACTGAGGGATGTTTGTTTTAGTTATCCCACAAGACTGGATGAGCAAATATTCCATGGATTTTGTGTCTCAATACCTAGTGGTGCAACTGCTGCTTTGGTTGGAGAAAGCGGAAGTGGTAAATCTACTGTACTCGGTTTGATTGAGAGATTTTATGACCCCCAGGCTGGTGAAGTTCTTATTGACGGTGTTAATATCAAAGAGTTCCAACTGAAATGGATCAGACAGACAATAGGCCTTGTAAGCCAGGAACCAGTTTTGTTTACTGGTAGCATTAAAGATAATATTGCGTTTGGAAAGGATGGTGCTACTACTGAAGAGATAGCAACTGCTGCTGAGCTTGCCAATGCTGCAAAATTCATAGCTTTACTGCCTCAG GGAATAGATACCTTGGTTGGTGAGCATGGAACTCAGCTATCTGGAGGGCAAAAGCAAAGAGTTGCTATAGCCAGAGCAATTCTTAAGAACCCGAGAATTCTACTTTTAGATGAAGCAACAAGCGCACTTGACACAAAATCCGAGAGAATTGTGCAAGAGGCGCTGGACAGAGTAATGATTAACCGGACTACTGTCATAGTAGCCCACCGCTTGAGCACAGTAAGGAATGCTGACACCATTGCTGTAATACATCAGGGAATAATTGCTGAGAAAG GACCACATTCTGAGCTAATCAGGAATCCCGATGGAGCATATAGCAGGCTTATAAGGTTGCAAGAAACTAGTTCTCTGTCAGAAGACTCGGAACATACTTGTCTAAATTCTAAGAAATCATCTCCAAGAAGAAGTAGTAGTCATCACTCATTCTCAATCTCATATGGTATTCCTAATGCAAGCAGTATCCTTGAAACAACAGCTATAGAACCTGACGTTCCTGCTTCAGTACCAACAAAAGGGCCTCCAGGAGTCTCTCTTCGCCGCGTTGCTTACCTGAACAAGCCAGAGATACCAGTCCTACTTCTAGGTACTATAGTTGCAGCTGTCAATGGGGTAATCTTCCCTGTTTATGGTAGTTTGTTGTCAAGTGTAATCAAGAGCTTCTTTGAGCCACCCCATGAACTTCGTAAGCATTCAAAGTTTTTGGCATCAATCTTTGTTATTCTTGGAGTGGTATCTTTCTTGGCACAATCGTCAAGAGCACACCTCTTTGCCGTGGCGAGCTGCAGGTTAATAAGAAGAGTCCGAGCAATGTGCTTTGAGAAGGTGGTTTACATGGAAGTAAGTTGGTTTGATGAAGCTGAGCACTCAAGTGGTGCCATTGGGGCAAGGCTTTCTATAGATGCAGCGTCTTTGAGAGGgcttgttggagatgctcttggTTTGGTGGTTGAGAATACGGCAGCAGCAATTATGGGGGTGATTATTGCTTTTGGTGCAAATTGGCAACTTTCTCTTGTAATCCTTGTTCTGTTACCTTTATTGGGAATAAACGGATATCTTCAAGACCAGTACATGAAAGGATTCAGTGCAGATGCAAAG AAATTGTACGAGGACGCAAGCCAAGTAGCTAGTGATGCTGTGGGGAGTATTCGGACAGTTGCTTCCTTTTGTGCTGAAGAGAAGATGATTGAGTTGTACAAGAAAAAATGTGAAAGCCCTATTAAGACAGGGATAAGACAAG CAGGCAAGACAACAGCCTCTTCTGTTTTCCGG GCTGTCTTTGCTCTCACTATTGCTTCTTTTGGACTTGCTCAGTCGAGCTCCCTAGCAACTGATGTTAGTAAAGGAAAGAGCTCTGCTGCTTCCATATTCGAAATTCTTGACATGAAATCAAAAATAGACTCTAGTGATAACTCGGGCATGACAATAGAAAATGTGAAGGGAGAAATTGAATTTCACCACGTCAATTTCAAGTATCCTAGTAGACCTAACGTGCCAATTATCAACGATCTTTGCTTGACCATTAGTCGTGGCGAG ACAATTGCTCTGGTTGGTGAAAGTGGAAGTGGAAAATCGACAGTGATCTCTTTGATCCAGAGATTTTACGATCCTGATTCAGGTCACATTACATTGGATGGAATCGTAATTCAGAAACTAGAGTTGAGGTGGTTGAGACAGCAAATGGGGCTGGTGAGCCAGGAGCCTCTGCTGTTTAATGACACTATCCGAGCCAACATTGCATATGGAAAGGAAGGACAGACAACCGAGGCTGAAATTATAGCAGCAGCAGAACTGGCAAATGCACACGAGTTCATTAGTAGTTTACAACAT GGGTATGATACAATAGTAGGAGAGCGAGGGGTCCAATTGTCCGGTGGACAGAAGCAAAGAGTTGCTATTGCACGAGCTATTATGAAGGCACCAAAGATATTACTACTTGATGAAGCCACCAGTGCTCTTGATGCTGAATCCGAACGAGTGGTTCAAGATGCACTGGACCGAGTTATTGTGGATCGAACCACAGTGGTTGTTGCCCATCGGTTATCCACAATAAAAGGTGCAGATTTAATTGCTGTGGTAAAAAATGGAGTCGTTGCAGAGAAAGGAAAGCATGAAACTTTGATCAATATCCGCAATGGCATTTATGCATCTTTGGTAGCATTGCATGCAAGTGCCTCAACTTAA
- the LOC133712945 gene encoding ABC transporter B family member 11-like isoform X1 — protein sequence MAEENPSDGDAITEQETPTNSHPTVMVGSNENRLDTSKSKEDGTKTVPLYKLFSFADSMDYLLMSVGTISAIGNGLCMPLMAIVFGDLLTSFLETGNNKRVADAVSKVALKYVYLALGGAAAAFLRKYIGSVFLINRLAWCKSEILDFCVLEMSCWMVTGERQAARLRSLYLKTILRQDVSYFDQEINSGEIVGRMSGDTLLIKEAMGEKVGTFIQVVATFTGSYTVAFFKGWLLTLVMISSIPPLVFSGAVMNHFIVKLASNGQAAYSGGATVVEETIGSIRTVASFTREKQAISNYNNSLNKAYKSGVQEGWTSGLGSGALRLIVFCTYALAVWFGGIMILEKGYKGGDVMTVIFSVLMGSLSLGKASPCISAFAPGQAAAYKMFETINRKPEIDAYDTTGRVLQDIRGDIELRDVCFSYPTRLDEQIFHGFCVSIPSGATAALVGESGSGKSTVLGLIERFYDPQAGEVLIDGVNIKEFQLKWIRQTIGLVSQEPVLFTGSIKDNIAFGKDGATTEEIATAAELANAAKFIALLPQGIDTLVGEHGTQLSGGQKQRVAIARAILKNPRILLLDEATSALDTKSERIVQEALDRVMINRTTVIVAHRLSTVRNADTIAVIHQGIIAEKGPHSELIRNPDGAYSRLIRLQETSSLSEDSEHTCLNSKKSSPRRSSSHHSFSISYGIPNASSILETTAIEPDVPASVPTKGPPGVSLRRVAYLNKPEIPVLLLGTIVAAVNGVIFPVYGSLLSSVIKSFFEPPHELRKHSKFLASIFVILGVVSFLAQSSRAHLFAVASCRLIRRVRAMCFEKVVYMEVSWFDEAEHSSGAIGARLSIDAASLRGLVGDALGLVVENTAAAIMGVIIAFGANWQLSLVILVLLPLLGINGYLQDQYMKGFSADAKKLYEDASQVASDAVGSIRTVASFCAEEKMIELYKKKCESPIKTGIRQGLVSGIGFGVSLFLLFSAFALIFYTGGLLVAAGKTTASSVFRAVFALTIASFGLAQSSSLATDVSKGKSSAASIFEILDMKSKIDSSDNSGMTIENVKGEIEFHHVNFKYPSRPNVPIINDLCLTISRGETIALVGESGSGKSTVISLIQRFYDPDSGHITLDGIVIQKLELRWLRQQMGLVSQEPLLFNDTIRANIAYGKEGQTTEAEIIAAAELANAHEFISSLQHGYDTIVGERGVQLSGGQKQRVAIARAIMKAPKILLLDEATSALDAESERVVQDALDRVIVDRTTVVVAHRLSTIKGADLIAVVKNGVVAEKGKHETLINIRNGIYASLVALHASAST from the exons ATGGCTGAGGAGAATCCTTCAGATGGAGATGCAATAACCGAGCAAGAAACTCCAACAAATAGCCATCCAACAGTGATGGTGGGTTCCAACGAAAACAGACTAGATACAAGCAAGAGCAAGGAGGATGGAACTAAAACAGTTCCACTCTACAAACTTTTCTCTTTTGCTGATTCCATGGATTACCTGCTAATGTCTGTTGGTACAATCAGCGCTATTGGTAATGGACTCTGTATGCCTCTAATGGCCATAGTCTTTGGAGATCTACTTACTTCTTTTTTAGAAACTGGGAATAACAAGAGAGTGGCTGATGCAGTTTCCAAG GTGGCTCTAAAGTATGTTTACTTGGCTCTTGGGGGTGCTGCTGCAGCATTTCTACGTAAGTACATTGGGTCAGTTTTTTTAATAAATCGTTTGGCCTGGTGCAAAAGTGAAATACTTGATTTCTGTGTGCTAGAGATGTCATGCTGGATGGTCACTGGAGAGAGACAGGCTGCACGTTTACGAAGTTTATACTTGAAGACCATACTGAGGCAAGATGTCAGCTATTTTGATCAAGAAATCAACTCTGGAGAAATTGTTGGGAGGATGTCAGGTGATACTCTGCTCATTAAAGAGGCGATGGGTGAGAAG GTAGGAACTTTTATCCAAGTAGTTGCAACATTCACAGGCAGCTATACTGTAGCATTTTTTAAGGGATGGCTTCTCACCCTTGTCATGATATCCTCTATTCCCCCTCTTGTCTTCTCTGGTGCTGTCATGAACCATTTCATTGTGAAATTGGCATCCAATGGACAAGCTGCATATTCAGGAGGAGCAACTGTGGTAGAGGAGACAATTGGTTCTATCAGAACT GTTGCATCGTTCACAAGGGAGAAGCAAGCTATATCTAACTACAATAATTCCTTGAATAAAGCTTACAAGTCCGGTGTGCAAGAGGGTTGGACATCTGGTTTGGGTTCTGGTGCACTTAGGCTTATTGTATTCTGTACTTATGCTTTGGCTGTGTGGTTTGGTGGAATAATGATACTTGAAAAAGGATACAAGGGAGGAGATGTCATGACAGTAATTTTTTCTGTGTTGATGGGCTCTCT GTCTCTTGGGAAAGCATCTCCTTGCATCAGTGCATTTGCTCCTGGACAAGCTGCAGCTTATAAGATGTTTGAGACAATTAACAGAAAGCCCGAGATAGATGCATATGATACTACTGGGAGGGTATTACAAGATATTCGTGGAGACATAGAACTGAGGGATGTTTGTTTTAGTTATCCCACAAGACTGGATGAGCAAATATTCCATGGATTTTGTGTCTCAATACCTAGTGGTGCAACTGCTGCTTTGGTTGGAGAAAGCGGAAGTGGTAAATCTACTGTACTCGGTTTGATTGAGAGATTTTATGACCCCCAGGCTGGTGAAGTTCTTATTGACGGTGTTAATATCAAAGAGTTCCAACTGAAATGGATCAGACAGACAATAGGCCTTGTAAGCCAGGAACCAGTTTTGTTTACTGGTAGCATTAAAGATAATATTGCGTTTGGAAAGGATGGTGCTACTACTGAAGAGATAGCAACTGCTGCTGAGCTTGCCAATGCTGCAAAATTCATAGCTTTACTGCCTCAG GGAATAGATACCTTGGTTGGTGAGCATGGAACTCAGCTATCTGGAGGGCAAAAGCAAAGAGTTGCTATAGCCAGAGCAATTCTTAAGAACCCGAGAATTCTACTTTTAGATGAAGCAACAAGCGCACTTGACACAAAATCCGAGAGAATTGTGCAAGAGGCGCTGGACAGAGTAATGATTAACCGGACTACTGTCATAGTAGCCCACCGCTTGAGCACAGTAAGGAATGCTGACACCATTGCTGTAATACATCAGGGAATAATTGCTGAGAAAG GACCACATTCTGAGCTAATCAGGAATCCCGATGGAGCATATAGCAGGCTTATAAGGTTGCAAGAAACTAGTTCTCTGTCAGAAGACTCGGAACATACTTGTCTAAATTCTAAGAAATCATCTCCAAGAAGAAGTAGTAGTCATCACTCATTCTCAATCTCATATGGTATTCCTAATGCAAGCAGTATCCTTGAAACAACAGCTATAGAACCTGACGTTCCTGCTTCAGTACCAACAAAAGGGCCTCCAGGAGTCTCTCTTCGCCGCGTTGCTTACCTGAACAAGCCAGAGATACCAGTCCTACTTCTAGGTACTATAGTTGCAGCTGTCAATGGGGTAATCTTCCCTGTTTATGGTAGTTTGTTGTCAAGTGTAATCAAGAGCTTCTTTGAGCCACCCCATGAACTTCGTAAGCATTCAAAGTTTTTGGCATCAATCTTTGTTATTCTTGGAGTGGTATCTTTCTTGGCACAATCGTCAAGAGCACACCTCTTTGCCGTGGCGAGCTGCAGGTTAATAAGAAGAGTCCGAGCAATGTGCTTTGAGAAGGTGGTTTACATGGAAGTAAGTTGGTTTGATGAAGCTGAGCACTCAAGTGGTGCCATTGGGGCAAGGCTTTCTATAGATGCAGCGTCTTTGAGAGGgcttgttggagatgctcttggTTTGGTGGTTGAGAATACGGCAGCAGCAATTATGGGGGTGATTATTGCTTTTGGTGCAAATTGGCAACTTTCTCTTGTAATCCTTGTTCTGTTACCTTTATTGGGAATAAACGGATATCTTCAAGACCAGTACATGAAAGGATTCAGTGCAGATGCAAAG AAATTGTACGAGGACGCAAGCCAAGTAGCTAGTGATGCTGTGGGGAGTATTCGGACAGTTGCTTCCTTTTGTGCTGAAGAGAAGATGATTGAGTTGTACAAGAAAAAATGTGAAAGCCCTATTAAGACAGGGATAAGACAAGGTTTAGTTTCTGGAATAGGTTTTGGGGTATCACTCTTTTTACTGTTTTCAGCGTTTGCCTTAATATTTTACACTGGTGGTCTACTTGTTGCAGCAGGCAAGACAACAGCCTCTTCTGTTTTCCGG GCTGTCTTTGCTCTCACTATTGCTTCTTTTGGACTTGCTCAGTCGAGCTCCCTAGCAACTGATGTTAGTAAAGGAAAGAGCTCTGCTGCTTCCATATTCGAAATTCTTGACATGAAATCAAAAATAGACTCTAGTGATAACTCGGGCATGACAATAGAAAATGTGAAGGGAGAAATTGAATTTCACCACGTCAATTTCAAGTATCCTAGTAGACCTAACGTGCCAATTATCAACGATCTTTGCTTGACCATTAGTCGTGGCGAG ACAATTGCTCTGGTTGGTGAAAGTGGAAGTGGAAAATCGACAGTGATCTCTTTGATCCAGAGATTTTACGATCCTGATTCAGGTCACATTACATTGGATGGAATCGTAATTCAGAAACTAGAGTTGAGGTGGTTGAGACAGCAAATGGGGCTGGTGAGCCAGGAGCCTCTGCTGTTTAATGACACTATCCGAGCCAACATTGCATATGGAAAGGAAGGACAGACAACCGAGGCTGAAATTATAGCAGCAGCAGAACTGGCAAATGCACACGAGTTCATTAGTAGTTTACAACAT GGGTATGATACAATAGTAGGAGAGCGAGGGGTCCAATTGTCCGGTGGACAGAAGCAAAGAGTTGCTATTGCACGAGCTATTATGAAGGCACCAAAGATATTACTACTTGATGAAGCCACCAGTGCTCTTGATGCTGAATCCGAACGAGTGGTTCAAGATGCACTGGACCGAGTTATTGTGGATCGAACCACAGTGGTTGTTGCCCATCGGTTATCCACAATAAAAGGTGCAGATTTAATTGCTGTGGTAAAAAATGGAGTCGTTGCAGAGAAAGGAAAGCATGAAACTTTGATCAATATCCGCAATGGCATTTATGCATCTTTGGTAGCATTGCATGCAAGTGCCTCAACTTAA